Proteins co-encoded in one Halococcoides cellulosivorans genomic window:
- a CDS encoding universal stress protein — MFRNILVATDGSDHAKNAVDYACHLAERYESTVHAVFVVDTNVTGEPALSSGEVLVSELEDYGRDVLDEVLETAEYRAIDCEIARRHGTPHEAIVAEADDVDADIIVLGYQGTSAASAVGSTASRVMRATDRPVLTV; from the coding sequence ATGTTTCGCAACATTCTCGTCGCGACCGACGGCAGCGACCACGCCAAAAACGCCGTCGATTATGCGTGTCATCTCGCGGAACGGTACGAATCGACCGTCCACGCGGTGTTCGTCGTCGACACGAACGTGACGGGCGAACCGGCGCTGAGCAGTGGCGAAGTGCTGGTGAGCGAACTCGAAGATTACGGTCGTGACGTGCTCGACGAGGTGCTCGAAACGGCCGAATACAGAGCGATCGACTGCGAAATCGCACGACGACACGGGACGCCCCACGAGGCCATCGTCGCTGAAGCCGACGACGTCGACGCCGACATCATCGTGCTCGGCTATCAGGGCACGTCGGCGGCGAGCGCCGTCGGGTCGACGGCGAGTCGCGTCATGCGCGCGACCGACCGACCGGTGTTGACCGTTTGA
- a CDS encoding 50S ribosomal protein L44e: MEMPRRFNTYCPHCNEHHEHEVEKVRTGQASGMTKVDGRQSERQSGIGNDGKFSKVPGGDKPTKKTNLKYRCSDCGKAHLREGWRAGRLKFQD; this comes from the coding sequence ATGGAGATGCCACGCCGGTTTAATACGTACTGCCCTCACTGCAACGAACATCACGAGCACGAGGTCGAGAAGGTCCGAACGGGCCAGGCCTCCGGAATGACGAAAGTCGACGGTCGACAGAGCGAACGCCAGTCGGGCATCGGGAACGACGGCAAGTTCTCGAAGGTCCCCGGTGGGGACAAACCCACCAAGAAGACCAACCTCAAGTACCGCTGTAGCGATTGCGGCAAAGCCCACCTCCGCGAAGGATGGCGCGCCGGCCGACTCAAATTCCAGGACTGA
- a CDS encoding thiamine-phosphate synthase family protein, with protein sequence MKFVEEVVVESVLPTVRSLLAEALADRGRTQREVADLLGISQSAVSKYVHGEIDRNERVQSDDRVVALVEELADGLANGEISQVQALVELEVLIRQLERGDLIAELHTEAMPALADADADFTDVHDPESRLRQTERVRGSVRRGLSRLEHTAGFGAAVPQVGSNLVECLPAAADLADVCGVPGRIFEVGGRAVVPDDPEFGVSEHVASILLAARSAGHPARAALNVRYEPALLDRLDSTGATAVAFDPEADRDAAIAAALADDPDADVLYQTGAFGIEPILYVLGADASAVADRVASFV encoded by the coding sequence CGCTGCTGGCCGAGGCGCTCGCTGATCGCGGGCGCACCCAGCGGGAAGTCGCTGACCTGCTGGGGATCAGCCAGAGCGCGGTCTCGAAGTACGTCCACGGCGAGATCGATCGGAACGAACGCGTCCAAAGCGACGACCGCGTCGTCGCACTCGTCGAGGAGTTGGCCGACGGCCTCGCGAACGGCGAGATCAGCCAGGTACAGGCGCTCGTCGAACTCGAAGTGCTGATTCGCCAGCTCGAACGCGGCGACCTCATCGCGGAGTTGCACACCGAGGCGATGCCCGCGCTGGCCGACGCCGACGCCGATTTCACCGACGTGCACGACCCGGAGAGTCGCCTCCGCCAGACCGAGCGCGTGCGTGGGTCGGTCCGGCGCGGTCTGAGTCGGCTCGAACACACCGCCGGCTTCGGCGCGGCGGTCCCACAGGTCGGCTCCAACCTCGTCGAGTGTCTCCCGGCGGCGGCCGACCTCGCGGACGTCTGTGGCGTCCCCGGGCGGATCTTCGAGGTCGGCGGGCGGGCCGTCGTCCCCGACGACCCCGAGTTCGGCGTCTCCGAACACGTCGCCTCGATTTTGCTCGCCGCCCGATCGGCGGGCCATCCCGCGCGCGCGGCACTCAACGTCCGGTACGAGCCAGCCCTGCTCGATCGCCTCGATAGCACGGGCGCAACGGCCGTCGCGTTCGACCCCGAAGCCGATCGGGACGCAGCGATCGCCGCGGCCCTGGCCGACGACCCCGACGCCGACGTGCTCTATCAGACCGGCGCGTTCGGTATCGAGCCGATTCTGTACGTGCTGGGCGCGGACGCCTCGGCGGTCGCTGACCGCGTCGCGTCGTTCGTCTGA